A portion of the Perognathus longimembris pacificus isolate PPM17 chromosome 20, ASM2315922v1, whole genome shotgun sequence genome contains these proteins:
- the Npas1 gene encoding neuronal PAS domain-containing protein 1, giving the protein MATPFPGSGGGGEVKCGGGGGAGVPWDFLPGLMVKAPPGPCLQAQRKEKSRNAARSRRGKENLEFFELARLLPLPGAISGQLDKASVVRLSVSFLRLRRFAALGAPPWGLRAVGPPAGLAPGRRSARALVSEVFEQHLGAHILQSLDGFVFALNQDGKFLYISETVSIYLGLSQVELTGSSVFDYIHPGDHSEVLEQLGLQAQTPAPPTPPSASSSSASSSASSLAEGPEIEPRPAEARPPARAQERSFFVRMKSTLTKRGLHVKASGYKVIHVTGRLRARALGLVALGHALPPAPLAELPLHGHMVVFRLSLGLTILACESRVSDHMDLGPSELVGRSCYQFVHGQDATRIRQSHLDLLDKGQVVTGYYRWLQRAGGFVWLQSVATVAGNGKSPGEHHVLWVSHVLSQAEGGQTPLDAFQLPACEDAPSPESEPPEGDPPADGKGAASAKNEAPQDRGKCIKVEPGPRERRGSEDSAEEEPAAPPRPEFTSVIRAGAPKLDPIRPWGLAPAGDPAPALLHAGFLCTPGAIGAIRYGPAELGLVYPHLQRLAPGPALPEAFYPSLSLPYPGPAGARVPRKGD; this is encoded by the exons ATGGCGACCCCCTTCCctgggagcggcggcggcggcgaggtcAAGTGCGGGGGAGGCGGCGGCGCCGGCGTCCCCTGGGACTTTCTGCCCGGGCTGATGGTCAAGGCCCCGCCCGGACCCTG CCTGCAGGCGCAGCGCAAGGAGAAGTCCCGCAACGCGGCGCGCTCCCGGCGCGGGAAGGAGAACCTGGAGTTCTTCGAGCTGGCCCGGCTGCTGCCGCTGCCCGGCGCCATCTCCGGCCAGCTGGACAAGGCGTCGGTCGTGCGCCTCAGCGTCAGCTTCCTTCGCCTGCGCCGCTTCGCCGCCCTCGGGGCGCCGCCCTGGGGGCTGCGGGCCGTGGGGCCGCCCGCCGGCCTCG ccccaggccggcGGAGCGCCAGGGCGCTTGTATCCGAGGTCTTTGAACAGCATCTGGGGGCGCACATCCTGCAG TCCTTGGATGGCTTCGTGTTTGCCTTGAACCAGGATGGAAAATTCCTCTACATCTCAGAAACAGTCTCCATATACCTGGGACTCTCACAG GTGGAGCTGACGGGCAGCAGCGTTTTCGACTACATCCACCCCGGGGACCACTCGGAGGTGCTGGAGCAGCTGGGGCTGCAGGCCCAGACCCCCGCGCCGCCCACCCCAccttccgcctcctcctcctcggcctcctcctccgcctcctcgcTGGCCGAAGGGCCCGAGATCG AGCCCCGCCCTGCCGAGGCACGCCCTCCCGCCCGCGCGCAGGAGCGCTCCTTCTTCGTGCGCATGAAGTCCACGCTCACCAAGCGGGGCCTGCACGTGAAGGCCTCGGGATACAAG GTCATCCATGTGACTGGGCGACTGCGTGCCCGGGCCTTGGGCCTGGTGGCTCTGGGCCACGCGCTGCCCCCGGCCCCGCTGGCTGAGCTGCCTCTCCACGGACACATGGTGGTCTTCCGCCTCAGCCTGGGTCTCACCATCCTCGCCTGTGAGAGCAG GGTGAGCGACCACATGGACCTGGGCCCCTCCGAGCTGGTGGGCCGCAGCTGTTACCAGTTTGTTCATGGACAGGATGCAACCAGGATTCGCCAAAGCCACCTGGACC TGCTGGACAAGGGGCAGGTGGTGACTGGTTACTACCGCTGGCTGCAGCGAGCTGGGGGCTTTGTGTGGCTGCAGTCTGTGGCCACCGTGGCTGGCAACGGGAAGAGCCCAGGGGAGCACCATGTGCTCTGGGTCAGCCATGTGCTCAG CCAAGCTGAAGGCGGCCAGACACCTCTGGATGCCTTCCAGCTTCCGGCCTGTGAGGACGCGCCCAGCCCGGAGTCAGAGCCTCCAG AAGGGGACCCTCCGGCAGACGGGAAGGGGGCCGCCTCCGCCAAGAACGAGGCCCCTCAGGACCGGGGCAAATGCATCAAAGTGGAGCCGGGCCCCAGGGAAAGGCGGGGCTCCGAGGACAGCGCGGAGGAGGAGCCTGCGGCCCCTCCACGGCCCGAGTTCACATCCGTCATCCGCGCGGGGGCTCCGAAGCTCGACCCGATTCGGCCATGGGGCCTGGCGCCTGCCGGGGACCCCGCACCCGCCCTCCTCCATGCCGGCTTCCTGTGCACGCCGGGGGCCATCGGGGCCATCCGCTATGGCCCTGCCGAGCTGGGCCTCGTGTACCCACACCTGCAGAGgctggccccgggccccgcgctccCCGAAGCCTTCTATCCCTCCCTTAGCCTACCCTACCCCGGGCCGGCAGGGGCGCGGGTGCCGCGGAAGGGAGACTGA
- the Tmem160 gene encoding transmembrane protein 160 — MGGGWWWVRAARLARLCFRGSLLPPQRPRSGGARGSFAPGHGPRAGASPPPVSELDRADAWLLRKAHETAFLSWFRNGLLASGIGVISFMQSDMGREAAYGFFLLGGLCVVWGSASYAVGLASLRGPMQLTLGGAAAGMAAVLAASLLWACAVGLYMGQLELDVELVPEDEGTSTTEGRDEAGRPPPE; from the exons ATGGGAGGCGGCTGGTGGTGGGTTCGGGCTGCCCGCCTTGCTCGACTCTGCTTCCGGGGATCGCTGCTGCCACCTCAGCGGCCCCGGAGCGGGGGTGCCCGGGGGTCCTTCGCCCCCGGCCACGGCCCCCGCGCCGGGGCCTCGCCACCCCCCGTATCTGAACTGGACCGCGCAGACGCTTGGCTCCTCCGGAAGGCGCATGAGACAG CCTTTCTCTCCTGGTTCCGCAATGGCCTTCTGGCCTCGGGGATCGGGGTCATCTCCTTCATGCAGAGTGACATGGGCCGGGAAGCAGCCTACG GATTTTTCCTGCTGGGTGGCCTGTGCGTGGTGTGGGGCAGCGCCTCCTACGCCGTGGGCCTGGCTTCCCTGCGGGGCCCCATGCAGTTGACGCTGGGGGGCGCGGCCGCGGGCATGGCGGCCGTGCTGGCGGCCAGTCTGCTCTGGGCTTGTGCGGTGGGCCTCTACATGGGCCAGCTTGAGCTAGACGTGGAGCTGGTGCCGGAGGACGAGGGGACGAGCACCACCGAAGGCCGAGATGAAGCCGGCCGGCCGCCACCCGAATAA